One genomic window of Elaeis guineensis isolate ETL-2024a chromosome 2, EG11, whole genome shotgun sequence includes the following:
- the LOC105042539 gene encoding uncharacterized protein, whose translation MAAKPLTTEAIALTEKKMDMTLDDIIKLSKKNKSKGKRPPRQPIKSRGFQNGNSSQGSTKAQRFMDSRSSIRQGVLAQRRSNFHGNQFPVTTEVARRAAVAPIRKRGANWNWQRVAVASVQRKSGDGSFAGKDKVVSKQRPQTLDALFANMKEQRMMVMSQQTMNGNGSHTAPRHRAQRRGRGGAPVGGGGRWFGNFVK comes from the exons ATGGCAGCTAAGCCACTAACAACAGAAGCAATTGCCCTTACTGAGAAGAAAATGGACATGACTTTAG atgatatcataaaattgtCGAAGAAAAATAAGTCTAAAGGGAAAAGACCTCCAAGGCAGCCG ATCAAAAGCCGAGGTTTCCAGAATGGTAATTCTTCCCAGGGTAGCACTAAGGCTCAGCGATTCATGGATTCTAGATCATCAATTAGGCag GGTGTGCTTGCACAGAGAAGGTCAAATTTTCATGGGAATCAGTTTCCTGTAACAACGGAGGTTGCTCGGAGGGCTGCTGTTGCGCCTATTCGTAAAAGGGGGGCTAACTGGAACTGGCAAAG AGTTGCAGTCGCGTCAGTACAAAGGAAGTCAGGTGATGGTAGCTTTGCTGGAAAG GATAAGGTGGTTTCGAAGCAGAGGCCTCAGACCTTGGATGCACTATTTGCAAATATGAAAGAGCAGAGGATGATGGTGATGTCCCAGCAGACAATGAATGGTAATGGCAGTCATACTGCTCCAAGGCATCGTGCCCAGCGGCGAGGCAGAGGTGGAGCTCCAGTTGGTGGCGGTGGCCGCTGGTTTGGAAACTTTGTCAAGTGA
- the LOC105042547 gene encoding uncharacterized protein isoform X1 has translation MYAEAELQYPFLQGFPPELAVAVPPHQHQHYSQLAPLGISFPSGGPHMDNMMHASVISDYDLGGEGDLFKAPEPIIEEPILPLDPMTAAMSIISGGEDVMTETFKVGDMESIQADHLLNDVFYECKKDLLEKSAIEESFSEVLDVKIPAVQIEEDSNTEKITLVAEGPLQKSVSSGCLASMEWIHGSTIRPNFLDFQGLDLEAAFGMRRAYSEGDIQNLGNNNTNFGITSAVRSSFERLLTISDIKSEERRQKLSRYRKKKTKRNFGRKIKDDHNPQFALLHQKEKGKEKYACRKALADSQPRVRGRFAKTEECEVSRPNK, from the exons ATGTACGCGGAGGCGGAGCTTCAGTATCCCTTCTTGCAAGGATTTCCGCCGGAGCTGGCGGTGGCGGTGCCGCCACACCAGCATCAGCACTACTCCCAGCTGGCACCCTTGGGCATCAGCTTTCCAAGTGGTGGACCCCACATG GACAACATGATGCACGCCTCTGTTATATCAGATTATGACCTGGGTGGAGAAGGGGATCTATTCAAAGCTCCAGAACCCATCATAGAAGAACCAATACTTCCGCTTGATCCCATGACAGCTGCCATGTCCATTATATCTGGAGGAGAAGATGTCATGACAGAAACATTTAAGGTTGGGGACATGGAGTCGATCCAAGCTGATCATCTACTGAACGATGTcttctatgagtgcaagaaggaCCTCCTAGAGAAATCTGCAATTGAAGAGTCATTTTCTGAGGTATTAGATGTAAAGATTCCTGCAGTGCAAATAGAAGAAGATTCAAACACAGAGAAAATTACCTTAGTTGCAGAAGGACCATTGCAGAAAAGTGTCAGCTCTGGGTGTCTAGCCTCAATGGAGTGGATCCACGgtagcacaattagaccaaactTTCTTGATTTTCAAGGACTGGATCTTGAAGCTGCATTTGGGATGAGGAGAGCATATAGTGAGGGAGATATTCAG AATCTTGGCAATAATAATACAAATTTTGGAATTACAAGTGCTGTTCGTTCGTCATTTGAGAGGCTTTTAACCATCAGTGACATCAAGAGTGAAGAACGAAGGCAAAAGCTTTCCAGATACAGAAAGAAGAAGACCAAGAGAAACTTTGGCAGAAAAATCAAG GATGACCACAATCCTCAATTCGCCCTGCTCcaccaaaaagaaaaaggaaaagaaaag TATGCTTGCAGGAAGGCCCTAGCAGACAGTCAGCCACGGGTACGTGGAAGGTTTGCGAAGACTGAAGAATGTGAGGTTTCAAGGCCAAACAAGTAA
- the LOC105042547 gene encoding uncharacterized protein isoform X3, translating into MKKMSEDPEICMPRTQLDNMMHASVISDYDLGGEGDLFKAPEPIIEEPILPLDPMTAAMSIISGGEDVMTETFKVGDMESIQADHLLNDVFYECKKDLLEKSAIEESFSEVLDVKIPAVQIEEDSNTEKITLVAEGPLQKSVSSGCLASMEWIHGSTIRPNFLDFQGLDLEAAFGMRRAYSEGDIQNLGNNNTNFGITSAVRSSFERLLTISDIKSEERRQKLSRYRKKKTKRNFGRKIKDDHNPQFALLHQKEKGKEKYACRKALADSQPRVRGRFAKTEECEVSRPNK; encoded by the exons ATGAAGAAAATGTCTGAAGATCCAGAAATTTGCATGCCAAGGACTCAATTA GACAACATGATGCACGCCTCTGTTATATCAGATTATGACCTGGGTGGAGAAGGGGATCTATTCAAAGCTCCAGAACCCATCATAGAAGAACCAATACTTCCGCTTGATCCCATGACAGCTGCCATGTCCATTATATCTGGAGGAGAAGATGTCATGACAGAAACATTTAAGGTTGGGGACATGGAGTCGATCCAAGCTGATCATCTACTGAACGATGTcttctatgagtgcaagaaggaCCTCCTAGAGAAATCTGCAATTGAAGAGTCATTTTCTGAGGTATTAGATGTAAAGATTCCTGCAGTGCAAATAGAAGAAGATTCAAACACAGAGAAAATTACCTTAGTTGCAGAAGGACCATTGCAGAAAAGTGTCAGCTCTGGGTGTCTAGCCTCAATGGAGTGGATCCACGgtagcacaattagaccaaactTTCTTGATTTTCAAGGACTGGATCTTGAAGCTGCATTTGGGATGAGGAGAGCATATAGTGAGGGAGATATTCAG AATCTTGGCAATAATAATACAAATTTTGGAATTACAAGTGCTGTTCGTTCGTCATTTGAGAGGCTTTTAACCATCAGTGACATCAAGAGTGAAGAACGAAGGCAAAAGCTTTCCAGATACAGAAAGAAGAAGACCAAGAGAAACTTTGGCAGAAAAATCAAG GATGACCACAATCCTCAATTCGCCCTGCTCcaccaaaaagaaaaaggaaaagaaaag TATGCTTGCAGGAAGGCCCTAGCAGACAGTCAGCCACGGGTACGTGGAAGGTTTGCGAAGACTGAAGAATGTGAGGTTTCAAGGCCAAACAAGTAA
- the LOC105042547 gene encoding uncharacterized protein isoform X5, producing MMHASVISDYDLGGEGDLFKAPEPIIEEPILPLDPMTAAMSIISGGEDVMTETFKVGDMESIQADHLLNDVFYECKKDLLEKSAIEESFSEVLDVKIPAVQIEEDSNTEKITLVAEGPLQKSVSSGCLASMEWIHGSTIRPNFLDFQGLDLEAAFGMRRAYSEGDIQNLGNNNTNFGITSAVRSSFERLLTISDIKSEERRQKLSRYRKKKTKRNFGRKIKDDHNPQFALLHQKEKGKEKYACRKALADSQPRVRGRFAKTEECEVSRPNK from the exons ATGATGCACGCCTCTGTTATATCAGATTATGACCTGGGTGGAGAAGGGGATCTATTCAAAGCTCCAGAACCCATCATAGAAGAACCAATACTTCCGCTTGATCCCATGACAGCTGCCATGTCCATTATATCTGGAGGAGAAGATGTCATGACAGAAACATTTAAGGTTGGGGACATGGAGTCGATCCAAGCTGATCATCTACTGAACGATGTcttctatgagtgcaagaaggaCCTCCTAGAGAAATCTGCAATTGAAGAGTCATTTTCTGAGGTATTAGATGTAAAGATTCCTGCAGTGCAAATAGAAGAAGATTCAAACACAGAGAAAATTACCTTAGTTGCAGAAGGACCATTGCAGAAAAGTGTCAGCTCTGGGTGTCTAGCCTCAATGGAGTGGATCCACGgtagcacaattagaccaaactTTCTTGATTTTCAAGGACTGGATCTTGAAGCTGCATTTGGGATGAGGAGAGCATATAGTGAGGGAGATATTCAG AATCTTGGCAATAATAATACAAATTTTGGAATTACAAGTGCTGTTCGTTCGTCATTTGAGAGGCTTTTAACCATCAGTGACATCAAGAGTGAAGAACGAAGGCAAAAGCTTTCCAGATACAGAAAGAAGAAGACCAAGAGAAACTTTGGCAGAAAAATCAAG GATGACCACAATCCTCAATTCGCCCTGCTCcaccaaaaagaaaaaggaaaagaaaag TATGCTTGCAGGAAGGCCCTAGCAGACAGTCAGCCACGGGTACGTGGAAGGTTTGCGAAGACTGAAGAATGTGAGGTTTCAAGGCCAAACAAGTAA
- the LOC105042547 gene encoding uncharacterized protein isoform X2, translating to MYAEAELQYPFLQGFPPELAVAVPPHQHQHYSQLAPLGISFPSGGPHMDNMMHASVISDYDLGGEGDLFKAPEPIIEEPILPLDPMTAAMSIISGGEDVMTETFKVGDMESIQADHLLNDVFYECKKDLLEKSAIEESFSEVLDVKIPAVQIEEDSNTEKITLVAEGPLQKSVSSGCLASMEWIHGSTIRPNFLDFQGLDLEAAFGMRRAYSEGDIQNLGNNNTNFGITSAVRSSFERLLTISDIKSEERRQKLSRYRKKKTKRNFGRKIKYACRKALADSQPRVRGRFAKTEECEVSRPNK from the exons ATGTACGCGGAGGCGGAGCTTCAGTATCCCTTCTTGCAAGGATTTCCGCCGGAGCTGGCGGTGGCGGTGCCGCCACACCAGCATCAGCACTACTCCCAGCTGGCACCCTTGGGCATCAGCTTTCCAAGTGGTGGACCCCACATG GACAACATGATGCACGCCTCTGTTATATCAGATTATGACCTGGGTGGAGAAGGGGATCTATTCAAAGCTCCAGAACCCATCATAGAAGAACCAATACTTCCGCTTGATCCCATGACAGCTGCCATGTCCATTATATCTGGAGGAGAAGATGTCATGACAGAAACATTTAAGGTTGGGGACATGGAGTCGATCCAAGCTGATCATCTACTGAACGATGTcttctatgagtgcaagaaggaCCTCCTAGAGAAATCTGCAATTGAAGAGTCATTTTCTGAGGTATTAGATGTAAAGATTCCTGCAGTGCAAATAGAAGAAGATTCAAACACAGAGAAAATTACCTTAGTTGCAGAAGGACCATTGCAGAAAAGTGTCAGCTCTGGGTGTCTAGCCTCAATGGAGTGGATCCACGgtagcacaattagaccaaactTTCTTGATTTTCAAGGACTGGATCTTGAAGCTGCATTTGGGATGAGGAGAGCATATAGTGAGGGAGATATTCAG AATCTTGGCAATAATAATACAAATTTTGGAATTACAAGTGCTGTTCGTTCGTCATTTGAGAGGCTTTTAACCATCAGTGACATCAAGAGTGAAGAACGAAGGCAAAAGCTTTCCAGATACAGAAAGAAGAAGACCAAGAGAAACTTTGGCAGAAAAATCAAG TATGCTTGCAGGAAGGCCCTAGCAGACAGTCAGCCACGGGTACGTGGAAGGTTTGCGAAGACTGAAGAATGTGAGGTTTCAAGGCCAAACAAGTAA
- the LOC105042547 gene encoding uncharacterized protein isoform X4, with protein MYAEAELQYPFLQGFPPELAVAVPPHQHQHYSQLAPLGISFPSGGPHMDNMMHASVISDYDLGGEGDLFKAPEPIIEEPILPLDPMTAAMSIISGGEDVMTETFKVGDMESIQADHLLNDVFYECKKDLLEKSAIEESFSEVLDVKIPAVQIEEDSNTEKITLVAEGPLQKSVSSGCLASMEWIHGSTIRPNFLDFQGLDLEAAFGMRRAYSEGDIQNLGNNNTNFGITSAVRSSFERLLTISDIKSEERRQKLSRYRKKKTKRNFGRKIKI; from the exons ATGTACGCGGAGGCGGAGCTTCAGTATCCCTTCTTGCAAGGATTTCCGCCGGAGCTGGCGGTGGCGGTGCCGCCACACCAGCATCAGCACTACTCCCAGCTGGCACCCTTGGGCATCAGCTTTCCAAGTGGTGGACCCCACATG GACAACATGATGCACGCCTCTGTTATATCAGATTATGACCTGGGTGGAGAAGGGGATCTATTCAAAGCTCCAGAACCCATCATAGAAGAACCAATACTTCCGCTTGATCCCATGACAGCTGCCATGTCCATTATATCTGGAGGAGAAGATGTCATGACAGAAACATTTAAGGTTGGGGACATGGAGTCGATCCAAGCTGATCATCTACTGAACGATGTcttctatgagtgcaagaaggaCCTCCTAGAGAAATCTGCAATTGAAGAGTCATTTTCTGAGGTATTAGATGTAAAGATTCCTGCAGTGCAAATAGAAGAAGATTCAAACACAGAGAAAATTACCTTAGTTGCAGAAGGACCATTGCAGAAAAGTGTCAGCTCTGGGTGTCTAGCCTCAATGGAGTGGATCCACGgtagcacaattagaccaaactTTCTTGATTTTCAAGGACTGGATCTTGAAGCTGCATTTGGGATGAGGAGAGCATATAGTGAGGGAGATATTCAG AATCTTGGCAATAATAATACAAATTTTGGAATTACAAGTGCTGTTCGTTCGTCATTTGAGAGGCTTTTAACCATCAGTGACATCAAGAGTGAAGAACGAAGGCAAAAGCTTTCCAGATACAGAAAGAAGAAGACCAAGAGAAACTTTGGCAGAAAAATCAAG ATATGA